Proteins from one Mugil cephalus isolate CIBA_MC_2020 chromosome 15, CIBA_Mcephalus_1.1, whole genome shotgun sequence genomic window:
- the cfap298 gene encoding cilia- and flagella-associated protein 298: protein MVQLHLKRGDESQFLFNTTVETPLETLIQQITAIYNGRLKVDRLCSEIPELADHGITLPPNMQGLTEEQIVELNLRDEWEEKCTPSGGPVLRKDEIGRRNGQAPNDKMKEVLMRTVDEAKALISKKQVQANVCVTMEMVKGALDQLRGAVMIVYPMGLPPHDPIRMEFEDKEDLSGTQASLQVITEDECQLWWAAKEMQRGKKLQDYVGKNEKTKLVVKIQKKGQGAPAREPVITDEQQKQMMLHYHRRQEELKKLEEADDDSYLDSEWSDRQALKKQFQGLTNIKWGPR, encoded by the exons ATGGTGCAGCTGCACTTGAAGCGTGGGGATGAAAGTCAGTTTCTGTTCAACACCACCGTGGAGACGCCTCTGGAGACGCTGATCCAGCAAATTACAGCCATTTACAACGGCAGACTAAAAGTGGACAGATTATGTTCAG AGATCCCAGAGCTTGCGGACCACGGCATCACTCTCCCACCCAACATGCAAGGGCTGACAGAGGAGCAGATCGTGGAGCTGAACCTGAGGGATGAATGGGAAGAAAAGTGCACTCCCAGTGGAGGACCTGTACTTAGGAAGGATGAGATCGGGAGGAGGAACGGACAGG CTCCAAATGATAAGATGAAAGAGGTGCTGATGCGAACAGTGGATGAGGCCAAAGCACTCATCTCCAAA aaACAAGTTCAAGCAAATGTTTGTGTCACTATGGAGATGGTAAAAGGAGCACTGGACCAGCTAAGGGGGGCGGTCATGATCGTGTACCCCATGGGGCTGCCTCCTCATGACCCCATCAGGATGGAGTTCGAGGACAAGGAAGACCTTTCGGGCACACAG GCGTCTCTGCAGGTGATCACGGAGGATGAATGCCAGCTGTGGTGGGCTGCCAAAGAGATGCAGAGggggaagaagctgcaggactATGTtggcaaaaatgaaaagacgaAGCTTGTAGTCAAAATCCAAAAG AAAGGACAGGGTGCGCCAGCTAGAGAGCCTGTGATTACGGATgagcagcagaagcagatgATGTTGCATTACCACAGACGACAGGAGGAGCTCAAG AAACTGGAGGAGGCAGATGACGATAGCTACTTGGACTCAGAGTGGTCGGACAGGCAGGCTCTCAAAAAACAGTTTCAAGGCCTCACCAATATCAAATGGGGGCCGAGATAA